In Horticoccus luteus, the following proteins share a genomic window:
- a CDS encoding WD40 repeat domain-containing serine/threonine protein kinase translates to MPPSASASPPPASCPRCGNLTAHPFADVGGLCLRCAGERAFALGTDTPFETETPLDPAVATGVADFAPIDQPARIGPYTIIEELGRGGMGRVYAARQSGLGRIVALKVFSPGPGAPPELEMRFLREAQTVARLHHPHIISIHDSGRAGGDVYFSMAYVEGGDLARQLRQRTFAPREAAALVAKIASALAHAHAEGVLHRDLKPSNILLDDGEPRLADFGLAAQLETSGDFTSASGVFGTPHYLAPEAMHGGGAALSAASDLYALGVVLYALLTGRTPFAGASPAELAALVNSTEPPSPRLLAPAVPHDLETICLKCLERDSARRYTSAAALAEDLRRFLAGEHILARPISPLGHFFRWCRRRPALAAVWLLVVAIAVGSTLSAVWVAHARAATEKSLARARAAEAADREHLRAARLSEARAIRHTTLPGRRQQALVALAEAARIRPGVDLRNEALSALLLTDLSPAETWDLGTNAPAAITFDPAGRTAAVEMINVAGPVRSPATFHTWGQGLATPPIAAAGTRVIGTLRFSADGQHAMARYLDATLRVWRTHDGQPELILRGLPLPGGSMLTKDFNDDYDFSPDASQVVVGAAPHGLTLHRLTDGGELAHSPAGAQFNVVRYSPDGALIAAARTQDHAAREVFIFRADTLALAYRLAQVTAPSALEWTADGTRLLVGAEDNSLSIFDVRHERLLARHPLGLHDLVQVLPLDDDRLAVTRGVETNLHFVNLLTGRPEFELPEIGPALVAAPRGGHTFVTTSLQGIATRWNVISPIGLRSIAPPHPSAYTGAGLSGSFDLSPDGRWAASGHGRYTLLRDLATGRVLAALDAGADRATEFTTVAFEANGSSLLVCSTLNGLQQRELVRRSDGREIEFGPPQLIDAEPGFAIAAYSADRLRCALVNFETGAVKIIERSSGGLRNRAHWTTPGVYGAAFSPDAAEVLVNCSGQGPAGGEQRLRVHRVDDGAVVAELPARVSCDVAWSRDGRTVLTSNGPSESILWDTATWQPRVKLAGELGGDATSFALSPDEAYAVIVRDNHIHLVAMTDGKAFATIELPDAADLATGVKFLPDGHRFAILWPDSRIDILDPAALRASLDPLGLAW, encoded by the coding sequence ATGCCTCCCTCCGCCTCTGCTTCCCCGCCGCCTGCCTCCTGCCCGCGCTGTGGCAACCTCACCGCCCATCCCTTTGCCGACGTGGGCGGCCTGTGCCTGCGTTGCGCCGGCGAACGCGCCTTCGCCCTCGGCACCGACACGCCGTTCGAAACCGAAACTCCTCTCGATCCCGCCGTCGCAACGGGCGTCGCCGACTTCGCACCCATCGACCAACCCGCGCGCATCGGTCCCTACACGATCATCGAGGAGCTCGGCCGCGGCGGCATGGGTCGCGTTTACGCCGCGCGCCAGAGCGGCCTCGGCCGCATCGTCGCACTGAAGGTCTTCTCTCCCGGCCCCGGCGCGCCGCCCGAACTTGAAATGCGTTTCCTGCGCGAAGCGCAAACCGTCGCGCGGCTTCATCACCCGCACATCATCTCGATCCACGATTCCGGCCGGGCCGGCGGCGACGTTTACTTTTCGATGGCCTACGTCGAAGGCGGCGACCTGGCTCGGCAGCTTAGGCAGCGCACGTTCGCCCCGCGCGAAGCCGCCGCGCTCGTGGCGAAAATCGCCTCCGCCCTCGCGCACGCCCACGCCGAGGGCGTGCTGCACCGCGACCTCAAGCCCTCCAACATCCTCCTCGACGACGGCGAACCGCGCCTCGCCGATTTCGGCCTCGCGGCGCAACTTGAAACGAGCGGCGACTTCACCAGCGCATCCGGCGTCTTCGGCACGCCGCATTATCTCGCGCCCGAAGCGATGCACGGCGGCGGTGCGGCGCTTTCGGCCGCGAGCGATCTCTACGCGCTCGGCGTCGTGCTTTACGCGTTGCTCACCGGCCGCACGCCTTTCGCCGGCGCCTCGCCGGCCGAACTCGCCGCGCTGGTCAACAGCACCGAGCCGCCTTCGCCCCGCCTGCTCGCCCCCGCGGTGCCGCACGATCTCGAGACGATTTGCCTGAAGTGCCTCGAACGCGATTCCGCGCGCCGCTACACCAGCGCCGCCGCGCTCGCCGAGGATCTGCGGCGCTTCCTCGCCGGCGAACACATCCTCGCGCGCCCCATATCGCCCCTCGGCCACTTTTTCCGCTGGTGCCGCCGCCGCCCCGCACTCGCCGCCGTCTGGCTGCTCGTCGTCGCGATCGCCGTCGGCTCCACTCTCTCCGCCGTGTGGGTGGCTCACGCGCGCGCCGCCACCGAAAAGTCGCTCGCGCGTGCCCGCGCCGCCGAGGCCGCCGACCGCGAGCATCTCCGCGCCGCTCGTCTGAGCGAGGCGCGCGCCATCCGCCACACCACGCTGCCCGGTCGCCGCCAACAAGCCCTTGTCGCGCTCGCCGAGGCCGCGCGCATCCGCCCGGGCGTCGATCTTCGCAATGAGGCGCTCAGTGCGCTCCTCTTGACCGATCTCTCGCCCGCGGAAACGTGGGATCTCGGCACCAACGCCCCCGCCGCCATCACGTTCGATCCCGCCGGCCGCACGGCCGCCGTCGAAATGATCAACGTCGCCGGCCCCGTCCGCAGCCCCGCTACGTTTCACACCTGGGGTCAAGGCCTGGCCACGCCGCCAATCGCCGCCGCCGGCACGCGCGTCATTGGCACCCTGCGTTTCAGCGCTGATGGGCAGCACGCGATGGCGCGTTACCTCGATGCCACGCTGCGCGTCTGGCGCACGCACGACGGTCAGCCCGAACTCATCCTGCGCGGTCTCCCTCTGCCGGGCGGATCCATGCTCACGAAAGATTTTAACGACGACTACGATTTCAGTCCCGACGCTTCGCAAGTGGTCGTCGGCGCGGCCCCGCACGGCCTGACACTTCATCGCCTCACCGACGGAGGCGAACTCGCGCATTCTCCAGCAGGCGCACAGTTCAACGTCGTGCGCTATTCTCCCGATGGCGCGCTCATCGCCGCGGCGCGCACCCAAGACCACGCGGCGCGCGAGGTTTTCATCTTCCGCGCCGACACGCTCGCCCTCGCCTATCGCCTCGCTCAAGTCACGGCGCCCAGCGCGCTGGAATGGACCGCTGACGGCACGCGCCTCCTCGTCGGCGCCGAAGACAATTCCCTTTCGATCTTTGACGTGCGCCACGAGCGGCTGCTCGCGCGGCATCCCCTCGGCCTGCACGATCTGGTCCAGGTTCTGCCACTCGACGACGACCGCCTCGCCGTGACGCGCGGTGTCGAAACCAACCTTCACTTCGTCAACCTCCTGACTGGCCGCCCGGAATTCGAGCTGCCCGAAATCGGTCCCGCCCTCGTAGCCGCGCCCCGCGGCGGGCACACGTTCGTCACGACAAGTCTCCAAGGTATCGCCACGCGCTGGAACGTGATTTCGCCCATCGGACTTCGCAGCATCGCTCCACCCCATCCCAGCGCCTACACCGGCGCCGGCTTGAGCGGCAGTTTCGATCTTAGCCCCGACGGGCGCTGGGCGGCGTCCGGGCACGGTCGATACACGCTGCTGCGCGATCTCGCAACTGGCCGCGTGCTCGCCGCGCTCGACGCCGGTGCCGATCGCGCCACTGAATTTACGACTGTCGCGTTTGAAGCGAACGGCAGCTCGCTGCTCGTTTGCTCGACGCTCAACGGCCTGCAACAACGCGAGCTCGTCCGCCGCTCCGACGGCCGCGAAATCGAATTTGGACCGCCGCAGCTTATCGATGCCGAGCCTGGCTTCGCGATTGCCGCGTATTCCGCCGACCGGCTGCGTTGCGCGTTGGTCAATTTCGAAACGGGCGCGGTGAAAATCATCGAGCGATCGTCTGGCGGCCTGCGCAACCGCGCGCACTGGACCACTCCCGGCGTGTATGGCGCCGCCTTCAGTCCCGATGCGGCCGAGGTGCTGGTGAACTGCAGCGGCCAAGGTCCGGCCGGCGGCGAGCAACGTCTGCGGGTGCATCGCGTCGATGACGGCGCGGTCGTCGCCGAGCTGCCCGCGCGCGTGTCCTGCGACGTCGCCTGGAGTCGTGATGGCCGCACCGTGCTTACGTCCAACGGTCCCTCCGAAAGCATCCTCTGGGATACCGCCACGTGGCAGCCGCGCGTAAAACTTGCGGGAGAACTCGGAGGCGACGCCACGTCGTTCGCGCTCTCGCCCGACGAGGCCTACGCCGTAATCGTGCGCGACAATCACATTCACCTCGTTGCGATGACCGACGGAAAGGCGTTTGCGACCATCGAACTCCCCGATGCGGCCGATCTCGCCACCGGCGTAAAATTTCTCCCCGACGGCCATCGCTTCGCCATCCTTTGGCCCGACAGCCGCATCGATATCCTCGACCCCGCCGCCTTGCGCGCGTCCCTCGATCCGCTCGGCTTGGCGTGGTGA
- a CDS encoding carbohydrate-binding protein — protein MRLRLVPISFLLATGFTFFSASSGFAALQAESASSGGGTVIEHNYAGYNGSGFANLPNSGGWVEFTNVDGGSGGSATLTIRYAQGSGTRKGALIVNGATQAITFGSTGAWDTWKTQSVTVSLKSGATNTIRLQSNGQDFPNVDEISVDAASGGGSSSASSNSLQAESASYGGGTVVEKNYGGYKGSGFVNLPSSGGYVQFNNVDGGSGGTATIEIRYAQGSGTRTGALLVNGAKQSVTFGATGAWDTWKTQSVAVSLKSGTANTIRLESNGQDFPNVDEITVTTGSGSSGSDSGSSAAGSFQAESASYGGGTVIEHNYSGYHGSGFANLPNSGGYLEFAKIDGGSGGSTTLAIRYAQPSGSRTGSLIVNGSKQSITFNATGSWDTWKTQSVSITLKSGATNTIRFESNGQDFPNVDEIVLGGGGASTPTIDPIQPPDGEVVTIDDSLLSIFNSNGTISAVKYAAAALLWDVTTASSRLGPTFADLNPRASDDRPTLFKPTTKSADSSYCARIGKYEVGSPGSWSNYWSTSGQVGYVPDSPATNPGLDRIQTFAFYNHAYALSPRLDPMATRASPDPQTLIPSYAAMNGERPTQPIAMVRNYGLLSNEALVLYRDGLLASAGTQTSRSMGEQNFPSVLFPENKIPTSIAVTTLNEFALVTVWDTTAMKGQLAVIALEGKYLAHHTWPYMGFPNQGSWSDFKLLGYIDLPMAAPSSVSAASNGWWESPGTTGGKTLAQIDLTNDSNRKLLWDGNWQGVIATKGYAVVASKQEGKVCFVDLTPLFAYMKTSYLSSVSTFKATLASRGSGSTQFPKTFSALPSIKPTVVYTTTVAKPTAVLAGVKLNRWTQDRHKAYVASEDGTITVFDTSSLRKRWDYEKLGPLEKMGTFKVGRNPVSMAFMRFNESGLPLVPTNSDGTVATDPLNGMFYVACRGERDVEGVVSFGGKGSVFRRIRDKRMGDPVAVSVTDRANIVTVADFNGKKILSFRVGKLTDASTGKVYGPGSSGTDKFEFAGELALPGHPFLVGSSNVN, from the coding sequence ATGCGCCTTCGCCTAGTTCCTATATCGTTTCTTCTCGCTACTGGTTTCACGTTCTTTTCGGCATCGTCGGGTTTCGCAGCTCTGCAAGCGGAGAGCGCCAGCTCCGGCGGCGGGACAGTGATTGAGCACAACTACGCCGGCTACAACGGTTCCGGTTTTGCAAATCTGCCCAACTCGGGTGGATGGGTGGAGTTTACGAACGTCGATGGCGGCAGCGGCGGCAGCGCCACGTTGACGATTCGCTACGCGCAGGGCTCCGGCACGCGCAAAGGCGCTCTTATTGTGAACGGGGCCACGCAGGCCATTACCTTCGGATCGACCGGCGCCTGGGATACCTGGAAAACGCAATCGGTGACGGTCTCGCTGAAGAGCGGTGCGACAAACACGATACGCCTCCAGTCAAACGGGCAGGACTTCCCCAACGTGGATGAGATTTCGGTGGACGCGGCCAGCGGTGGCGGTTCCTCGTCAGCCTCCAGCAACTCGTTGCAGGCCGAGAGCGCGAGTTACGGTGGCGGCACCGTGGTCGAAAAGAATTACGGCGGTTATAAGGGATCGGGTTTCGTTAATTTGCCTTCATCGGGCGGTTACGTGCAGTTCAATAACGTCGATGGCGGGAGTGGTGGCACGGCCACGATCGAAATTCGTTACGCCCAAGGATCGGGCACGCGCACGGGCGCGCTCTTGGTGAACGGCGCAAAGCAGTCGGTGACCTTTGGCGCCACCGGTGCGTGGGATACGTGGAAGACGCAGTCTGTCGCGGTCTCGCTGAAGAGCGGCACGGCGAACACGATTCGGCTCGAGTCGAATGGGCAGGACTTTCCGAATGTGGATGAGATCACGGTGACGACCGGGAGCGGCAGCTCCGGCAGCGACAGCGGTTCGTCGGCTGCAGGTTCATTTCAAGCCGAGAGCGCGAGCTACGGCGGCGGCACGGTGATCGAGCACAACTATTCCGGCTACCACGGGTCCGGTTTCGCCAACTTGCCGAACTCGGGCGGCTATCTGGAGTTTGCCAAGATTGACGGCGGCAGCGGCGGAAGCACGACGCTGGCGATTCGTTACGCGCAGCCGTCGGGCTCGCGCACGGGATCTTTGATCGTCAACGGATCGAAGCAGTCCATCACTTTCAATGCGACCGGCTCGTGGGATACGTGGAAGACGCAATCCGTCTCCATCACCCTCAAGAGCGGCGCGACGAACACCATTCGCTTTGAAAGCAACGGTCAGGACTTCCCGAATGTTGATGAGATCGTCCTGGGCGGCGGCGGTGCTTCCACGCCGACGATCGATCCGATCCAGCCGCCCGATGGCGAAGTCGTCACGATTGACGATTCATTGCTCTCCATTTTCAACAGCAACGGCACGATCAGTGCGGTCAAGTATGCGGCGGCGGCGTTGTTGTGGGATGTGACCACCGCCAGCAGCCGGCTGGGGCCGACGTTTGCGGACTTGAATCCCCGCGCTTCGGACGATCGGCCAACCCTTTTCAAACCGACGACGAAGTCTGCTGATTCCTCTTACTGCGCGCGCATCGGCAAGTATGAAGTCGGATCACCCGGTTCGTGGTCCAACTATTGGAGCACGAGCGGTCAGGTCGGCTATGTGCCGGACTCGCCCGCCACCAATCCGGGACTCGATCGCATCCAGACTTTCGCATTCTACAATCATGCTTACGCGCTGAGCCCCCGCCTTGATCCGATGGCGACCCGGGCGAGTCCGGATCCGCAGACCCTCATTCCGAGTTATGCGGCCATGAATGGCGAACGGCCCACGCAGCCCATCGCGATGGTGCGGAACTATGGCCTGCTGTCCAATGAAGCGCTCGTGCTTTATCGCGACGGTCTGCTGGCCAGCGCCGGCACGCAAACGAGCCGGTCGATGGGAGAGCAGAATTTTCCAAGTGTGCTTTTCCCGGAGAACAAGATCCCCACGTCCATCGCCGTGACGACGTTGAATGAGTTCGCGCTCGTGACGGTGTGGGACACGACGGCGATGAAAGGCCAGCTCGCGGTCATCGCACTCGAGGGGAAGTATCTGGCGCATCACACGTGGCCCTACATGGGTTTCCCGAATCAAGGCAGCTGGTCGGATTTCAAGCTGCTCGGTTACATCGATCTTCCAATGGCGGCGCCGAGCTCCGTCTCGGCGGCGAGCAACGGTTGGTGGGAGAGCCCGGGCACGACCGGCGGCAAGACGCTCGCCCAGATCGATCTGACGAACGACAGCAACCGCAAGCTGCTGTGGGACGGCAACTGGCAGGGCGTGATCGCGACCAAGGGTTACGCCGTCGTGGCCTCGAAGCAGGAAGGGAAAGTCTGCTTCGTCGACCTCACGCCGCTCTTTGCCTATATGAAGACGAGTTACCTGAGTTCGGTTTCGACGTTTAAGGCGACGCTCGCGTCGCGCGGTTCCGGCAGCACGCAGTTCCCGAAGACCTTCAGCGCGTTGCCCTCGATCAAGCCAACCGTCGTTTACACCACGACCGTGGCGAAGCCGACGGCGGTGCTCGCGGGCGTCAAACTCAACCGTTGGACACAGGATCGGCACAAAGCCTACGTCGCTTCGGAAGACGGCACGATCACGGTGTTTGATACTTCGTCGCTCAGAAAGCGCTGGGACTATGAGAAGCTCGGGCCGCTCGAAAAGATGGGCACGTTCAAAGTGGGCCGCAATCCGGTGAGCATGGCGTTCATGCGGTTCAACGAAAGCGGACTGCCGCTCGTGCCTACGAATTCCGACGGCACCGTCGCAACCGATCCGCTCAACGGCATGTTTTACGTGGCCTGCCGCGGCGAACGTGACGTGGAGGGCGTGGTGAGCTTCGGCGGGAAGGGCTCAGTCTTCCGCCGCATCCGTGACAAGCGCATGGGCGATCCGGTGGCAGTCAGCGTGACGGATCGGGCCAACATCGTGACCGTCGCAGACTTCAACGGGAAAAAGATCCTCAGTTTCCGCGTAGGCAAACTGACGGATGCCAGCACCGGCAAAGTATATGGCCCCGGCTCGTCGGGGACCGACAAGTTTGAATTCGCTGGTGAACTCGCGCTGCCAGGGCACCCGTTTCTGGTCGGCTCGTCCAACGTGAACTGA
- a CDS encoding ammonium transporter translates to MSPTPVFASRFRNLLTFGAVLAPLTALAQSSPTTEERLAALEAYVANGDPGKALTGLPGPGHNGWMMVCAALVLFMTLPGLALFYGGLVRRKNVLSVLAQCLGITSLVTVLWWGCGYSLVFGKSFNSAFLGGAEFFALHGVTSAPNTDYAFWVSQNVFAMYQLMFAIITPALIVGAIAERMKFSAIMAFVTVWMFAVYFPLAHMVWGSTGLMNGVWNAGAKIAAIDFAGGTVVHMSSGWSALVLCLILGPRIGFGREKMAPHSMVLCMVGTGLLWVGWYGFNAGSALAADGVAANAFMTTTLAAAVAAFVWGGIEKIFRGHASILGFCSGAVAGLVVITPAAGFVSATGAVVIGVIAAIVPYLACTKLKARFRYDDALDTFGVHAVGGTLGALLTGFLATSDVNANLTGPAAAKSGLAQLITHGGLWLEQLKAMALTVVLSVTATVIIAFAVKAVMGLRPTEEVERQGLDINEHGEEGYVT, encoded by the coding sequence GTGTCACCGACGCCTGTCTTCGCTTCCCGATTCCGCAACTTGCTGACTTTCGGTGCCGTTCTCGCACCGCTGACGGCCCTGGCGCAAAGCTCGCCGACCACGGAGGAGCGGCTCGCGGCATTGGAGGCTTACGTGGCCAATGGCGACCCTGGTAAAGCGCTGACGGGTTTGCCGGGGCCAGGCCACAACGGCTGGATGATGGTTTGCGCCGCGCTCGTGTTGTTCATGACGCTTCCGGGACTGGCGCTTTTCTATGGCGGCCTTGTGCGGCGAAAAAATGTCCTCTCCGTGCTCGCGCAGTGTCTCGGCATCACCAGCCTGGTGACGGTGCTCTGGTGGGGCTGCGGCTACAGTCTCGTGTTTGGGAAGAGCTTTAATAGCGCGTTTCTCGGTGGAGCGGAATTTTTCGCGCTACATGGCGTCACGTCGGCGCCCAACACCGACTACGCCTTCTGGGTGAGCCAGAACGTGTTTGCGATGTATCAACTGATGTTCGCGATCATTACGCCGGCGCTGATCGTCGGGGCGATTGCCGAGCGCATGAAATTCAGCGCGATCATGGCCTTCGTAACGGTGTGGATGTTCGCGGTGTATTTTCCGCTGGCGCACATGGTGTGGGGTTCGACGGGTCTGATGAACGGCGTGTGGAACGCGGGCGCGAAGATCGCCGCGATCGATTTTGCCGGCGGGACGGTGGTGCACATGTCGTCTGGCTGGTCGGCATTGGTGCTATGTTTGATACTGGGGCCGAGGATCGGCTTCGGCCGCGAGAAAATGGCGCCCCACAGTATGGTGCTCTGCATGGTCGGCACCGGGTTGTTATGGGTGGGATGGTATGGGTTCAATGCAGGTTCGGCCCTCGCGGCAGATGGCGTGGCGGCGAACGCATTCATGACGACAACCCTCGCGGCGGCGGTGGCGGCGTTTGTGTGGGGCGGGATCGAAAAGATCTTTCGCGGCCACGCATCGATTCTCGGTTTCTGCTCGGGCGCCGTGGCTGGCCTCGTCGTGATCACGCCGGCGGCGGGCTTCGTGAGTGCGACGGGCGCGGTGGTGATCGGCGTGATCGCGGCGATTGTGCCGTATCTCGCCTGCACAAAGCTCAAGGCGCGCTTTCGCTATGACGATGCCTTGGACACATTCGGCGTGCACGCGGTCGGTGGCACGCTGGGGGCGCTGCTGACGGGATTTCTCGCGACCAGCGACGTGAACGCAAATCTCACCGGTCCGGCGGCGGCGAAAAGCGGTCTCGCGCAGCTCATCACGCACGGGGGCTTGTGGCTGGAACAATTGAAAGCGATGGCGCTCACGGTGGTCTTATCGGTCACGGCAACCGTCATCATCGCGTTCGCGGTCAAGGCGGTGATGGGGCTGCGTCCCACTGAGGAGGTGGAGCGGCAGGGCCTCGATATCAATGAACACGGCGAGGAAGGCTACGTGACCTAA
- a CDS encoding P-II family nitrogen regulator — translation MKLITAIIKPFKLEEVKAALSEIGVEGMTVTEVKGFGRQKGHTEIYRGSEYTVDFLPKVKIEIAVADEIVPKTIDAIVGSAKTGKIGDGKVFVTPLDEVVRIRTSERGEAAI, via the coding sequence ATGAAACTTATCACCGCCATCATCAAGCCGTTCAAACTGGAGGAGGTTAAAGCCGCCCTCTCTGAAATCGGAGTCGAAGGCATGACCGTGACCGAGGTCAAAGGCTTCGGTCGTCAAAAGGGTCACACCGAAATTTATCGCGGCAGCGAATACACGGTCGATTTTCTCCCGAAGGTGAAGATCGAGATCGCGGTCGCCGATGAAATCGTGCCGAAGACGATCGACGCGATCGTCGGTTCGGCAAAGACGGGCAAAATCGGCGACGGCAAAGTATTCGTGACCCCGCTCGACGAAGTGGTGCGCATCCGCACCAGCGAGCGCGGCGAAGCGGCGATCTAA
- a CDS encoding ammonium transporter, with protein sequence MKLRFTPIAGPIKIAGLFAVLAAATPLLAQSPAAAVDPAAFNSMKIGLDTVWVLVTAMLVFWMNAGFALVESGLCRSKNCVNILAKNFIVFAISTVSFWAIGWGLMFGDGSSFFGLNGLFFVGGADNSPALADAYHGVYSALNWTGVPLWAKFFFQLVFAGTAATIVSGAVAERIKFSSFILFSFLLVAVIYPISGHWIWGGGWLGAMNFRDFAGSTVVHSVGGWAALAGVLVLGPRLGKFGKDGKVHPIPGHNMTSAALGVLILWLGWFGFNPGSTMAVGDGSAISHVLVNTNIAAATGSIGAALTAWVLLKKPDFSMILNGCLAGLVAITAPCAFVTVPAGAVIGLIAGIIVVPAVILFDKLKIDDPVGALSVHLVNGIWGTLATGLFYDKAVAAMAAGVTTETTRLAQTLIQLKGIVCVGAFAFAGSLLFWWVVKAATKGIRVTAEEETEGLDIGEHGNEAYPDFTAAH encoded by the coding sequence ATGAAGCTTCGGTTCACGCCCATCGCCGGGCCCATAAAGATCGCCGGATTGTTCGCCGTCCTCGCGGCGGCGACTCCTCTCCTGGCGCAATCGCCTGCCGCCGCCGTTGATCCGGCGGCGTTCAACAGTATGAAAATCGGCCTCGACACGGTCTGGGTGCTCGTCACCGCCATGCTCGTGTTCTGGATGAACGCGGGATTCGCGTTGGTGGAGTCCGGACTTTGCCGTTCGAAAAACTGCGTCAACATTCTTGCGAAGAACTTCATCGTTTTCGCGATCTCGACGGTGTCCTTTTGGGCCATCGGCTGGGGGCTGATGTTTGGCGACGGCTCTTCGTTCTTCGGCCTGAACGGCTTGTTTTTCGTGGGTGGCGCGGATAATTCGCCAGCGCTGGCGGACGCTTACCACGGCGTGTATTCGGCGCTCAATTGGACCGGCGTGCCGCTCTGGGCGAAGTTCTTCTTCCAACTGGTATTCGCGGGCACAGCGGCGACGATCGTCTCCGGCGCAGTCGCCGAGCGGATCAAGTTCAGTTCCTTCATCCTCTTCAGCTTTTTGCTGGTCGCGGTGATCTATCCGATTTCCGGGCACTGGATCTGGGGCGGGGGCTGGCTGGGCGCGATGAACTTTCGCGACTTTGCGGGCTCGACGGTGGTGCATTCGGTCGGCGGTTGGGCGGCACTGGCAGGTGTGCTGGTGCTGGGGCCGCGGTTGGGCAAATTCGGCAAAGACGGGAAGGTGCACCCGATCCCGGGCCACAACATGACGTCGGCCGCGCTTGGGGTGTTGATCCTCTGGCTGGGCTGGTTCGGGTTCAACCCAGGTTCGACGATGGCGGTGGGAGACGGCAGCGCGATTTCGCACGTGCTGGTCAACACCAACATTGCGGCGGCGACCGGTTCGATCGGTGCAGCGCTCACGGCCTGGGTGCTTTTGAAGAAGCCTGATTTTTCGATGATCCTCAACGGCTGCCTCGCGGGGCTGGTCGCCATCACGGCGCCGTGTGCCTTCGTGACGGTGCCGGCGGGCGCGGTGATTGGCTTGATCGCGGGTATCATCGTCGTGCCGGCGGTCATCTTGTTCGACAAGCTCAAGATCGACGATCCGGTAGGCGCGCTGTCCGTGCACTTGGTGAACGGCATCTGGGGGACGCTCGCAACCGGGTTGTTCTACGACAAGGCGGTGGCGGCGATGGCGGCGGGCGTGACGACGGAGACGACGCGGCTGGCGCAAACGCTGATTCAGCTCAAAGGCATCGTGTGTGTCGGAGCGTTCGCCTTCGCCGGTTCGTTGCTCTTCTGGTGGGTGGTCAAAGCCGCCACCAAAGGCATCCGCGTCACCGCCGAGGAGGAGACTGAAGGTCTGGACATCGGCGAGCACGGCAACGAGGCTTATCCCGATTTCACCGCCGCGCATTAA